Part of the uncultured Cohaesibacter sp. genome is shown below.
AGCTCTTGCATCACCGAAAGGATTTCTTTTCTGGCATCGACGGCCATGGCCCCGTTGAAAATATTGCGGGTGCCGATGATCAGACCGAAGGTCATGCTCTTTTGTGTGATCCGCATAGCGGTCTCCTGTTGGTCTTTTGAAATCATGTGCGCTGGCCAGACCGCAGGTCTGGCCAGCGCAGGTCCAATCCGTTTACTGCGTCTGGTTCTGTTGCAGGGCGGCCTTGCGCTGCAGATCACGCTGGATCTGGTCGATGACCACGGCTCCGACAATCACGACGCCCTTGATGACCATCTGCCAGAAGGAACTGACCCCCATCATGACGAGGCCGTCAGACAGGATGCCGATGACGAAGGCGCCGATGATCGTGCCGCCGATCCTGCCGCGGCCACCAGCCATCGAGGTGCCGCCCAGAACGGCTGCTGCGATGGCGTTGAGCTCGAACATGTTGCCCGTTGCCGGATGGGCGGCCACCAGCTGCGAGGCGACGATGAGCCCGGCAATCGCGGCGCAGAAGCCGGAGAACATGTAGACGAACATCTTGGTGCGGTTGACCTTGACGCCGGAGAGCTTGGCAGCATTCTCATTGCCTCCGACCGCATAGATGTGACGGCCAAGCGGCGTGTGGCGGGAGAGATAGGCCGCGCCAATCGCCAGCACGACCAGAATGACGATCGAGACGGGAACGCCAAGGATGGTGCCAGCCCCGAGCCACGGGAAGCCGGTGTTGCCCAGCTCGGGCGAGCCGATCAGGTTGGGGAATGTCGAGCCGTCAGACGACAGCATGGCCATGCCGCGTGCTGCATAGAGCATACCCAGCGTGGCGATGAACGGGGCGACGTTGAGTCGGGTGATCAGCAGCCCGTTGATAGCACCGATAATGATACCCAGCACGAGGGTGATCAGGATGATCTCGGGCACGTTGAAATAGACGGTATAGCCGACGACCTCGAGCGGCAGGCCGTTGAGGATCAGGCCGCCGGCGACCATGCCTGCCAATCCGACGATGGAGCCGACCGACAGGTCGATGCCGCCGGTGATGATGACGAAGGTCATGCCAATGGCGAGAAAGGCGTTGATGGCCACGTGCTTGGACATGATCATCAGGTTGGCCACGGACAGGAAGTTCGGCACCAGGATCGCAAAGAAGGCGACCACGACGATCAGGGCGATGAAGGTTCTCAGCTTGAGCAGCAGCATGCCGATCGGCAGGGATGACGGCTTCTGCGTGGCGGTATCGGTGGTGGTAACGGATGCCATGGATATCCCCTTTAGGATCTGGTGCCAGAAACAGCGGCAGAGCTGGCGGACGCCGCGCTCGTGCGATGACCGACGGCAGAAGCTGCCACAAGTGCCTCTTCAGAGGCATCCTGGCGCTCGAACCGACCGGTGATCTGTCCCTTGGACATGACGATGATGCGGTCAGACATGGATTTGATTTCATCAAGGTCTGAGCTGACGAAGATGATGGCGAGGCCCTTGGCGGCCAGATCGGACATGATCTGGAACACCTCGGTCTTGGCGCCCACGTCGATGCCGCGGGTCGGCTCGTCCATCAGCAGAACCTTGGGGGCGGTCAGAAGCGCCTTGCCGATAACCACCTTCTGCTGATTGCCGCCAGAAAGCGAACTGACTTCGTTATCGGGAGAGGCCACCTTGATCGACATTTCCCCGATCTTGGTTTCGATCGCCGACCGTTCAGTCTTTTCATCGATGAAGAAGTGCCCCTTGAGAAACTGCCAAAGGCTGGCCATGGTCATGTTCTCGGCGACAGAAAGGATCTGGACGAGACCTTCGCGCTGCCGGTCTTCGGGAATGAGGGCAAGCCCCTGCCGGATGCGGTTGCCGACATCGGCGGATTTGACCTCGTGGCCATCCAGCCAGATCTTGCCGTGGCTTTCCGGATAAAGCCCCATCAGGCAGTCAAACATTTCCGACCGGCCGGCCCCCATCAGTCCGTAGATGCCGACGATCTCGCCAGCCCGGACAGACAGATTGACATGGTCGACGGTGTAGCCGCCACCCTGACGGGGCAGGGTCAGATCCTCGATACGGATGATTTCTTCGCCGAAATGGGCATTGTCATTGTGGTCGACCGTCTTCTTCTTGCCGCCAACCATCTTGTCGATGATCCAGGGCACGTCGATGTCCCTGACCGCGGCTTCGGCGGCCATCTTGCCATCACGCAGGATGGTGATGTAGTCGCCGATCCGCACCAGTTCCTCGAGTCGGTGG
Proteins encoded:
- a CDS encoding sugar ABC transporter ATP-binding protein, which encodes MTDTINGSAPSPAEDEVILRTEGISMVFPGTKALDNVDYKVYRGKVNVLVGENGAGKSTLMKILAGVQKQTSGRILLASGEEVSFNNTRDAEDKGIGIIFQELNLFPNLSVAENIFMAQEITTTGNKIDHAEQERQAGEILARLEQDIDPKAEVADLRIGLQQIVEIAKALTKDVNILIMDEPTSALSSAEVEILFRIIAELKARDVSIIYISHRLEELVRIGDYITILRDGKMAAEAAVRDIDVPWIIDKMVGGKKKTVDHNDNAHFGEEIIRIEDLTLPRQGGGYTVDHVNLSVRAGEIVGIYGLMGAGRSEMFDCLMGLYPESHGKIWLDGHEVKSADVGNRIRQGLALIPEDRQREGLVQILSVAENMTMASLWQFLKGHFFIDEKTERSAIETKIGEMSIKVASPDNEVSSLSGGNQQKVVIGKALLTAPKVLLMDEPTRGIDVGAKTEVFQIMSDLAAKGLAIIFVSSDLDEIKSMSDRIIVMSKGQITGRFERQDASEEALVAASAVGHRTSAASASSAAVSGTRS
- a CDS encoding ABC transporter permease codes for the protein MASVTTTDTATQKPSSLPIGMLLLKLRTFIALIVVVAFFAILVPNFLSVANLMIMSKHVAINAFLAIGMTFVIITGGIDLSVGSIVGLAGMVAGGLILNGLPLEVVGYTVYFNVPEIILITLVLGIIIGAINGLLITRLNVAPFIATLGMLYAARGMAMLSSDGSTFPNLIGSPELGNTGFPWLGAGTILGVPVSIVILVVLAIGAAYLSRHTPLGRHIYAVGGNENAAKLSGVKVNRTKMFVYMFSGFCAAIAGLIVASQLVAAHPATGNMFELNAIAAAVLGGTSMAGGRGRIGGTIIGAFVIGILSDGLVMMGVSSFWQMVIKGVVIVGAVVIDQIQRDLQRKAALQQNQTQ